The Flavobacterium praedii genome window below encodes:
- a CDS encoding GNAT family N-acetyltransferase gives MIQVSTDKKKLDIPFIQNFLKDIYWAAGRTIEEVQKTIDSSVCFGIYLDEQQIGFARVITDYVVFAYVMDVFITEQHRGKGYSSILVSAMMEEPILQNIKIWRLATKDAHFLYEKFGFKALAHPERMMEKIV, from the coding sequence ATGATACAAGTTTCCACCGATAAAAAGAAACTCGATATTCCTTTTATTCAAAATTTTCTAAAAGATATTTATTGGGCTGCGGGCAGAACAATTGAAGAAGTGCAGAAAACAATTGACAGCTCGGTTTGTTTTGGTATTTATTTGGATGAGCAACAAATTGGTTTTGCTCGGGTAATTACCGATTATGTGGTTTTTGCCTATGTGATGGATGTTTTTATAACTGAACAACATAGAGGAAAAGGATATTCGTCTATTTTGGTTTCGGCAATGATGGAAGAACCTATTTTGCAAAATATTAAAATATGGAGATTGGCAACCAAAGATGCTCATTTTTTATATGAGAAATTTGGTTTCAAAGCTTTGGCACACCCAGAAAGAATGATGGAAAAAATAGTATGA
- a CDS encoding acyltransferase → MKTLLLKIIQLRNPTFFFDEALNSGALIQFIWIQIWSLLRGCKVLFLFRNPKGMLLGTGVSFFNSSKIKWGKFLRLGNQVSLSALSKNGIQLGDNVSIGAFSRIIVSTSLHDLGDKIIIGNSVGIGEFAYLGGAGGLEIGDECIVGQYWSCHPENHNYEDLNVSIRHQGVTRKGIKIGKNCWIGSKVTILDGVQIGDGSIIAAGSVVNKSFPENSIIGGVPAKLLKNRNHE, encoded by the coding sequence ATGAAAACACTCCTCTTAAAAATCATCCAATTAAGAAACCCTACCTTTTTCTTTGATGAAGCATTAAATTCTGGCGCGTTGATTCAATTTATTTGGATTCAAATTTGGAGTTTATTGAGAGGGTGCAAAGTTCTTTTTTTGTTCCGAAATCCAAAAGGAATGTTGCTGGGAACTGGGGTTTCTTTTTTTAATAGTTCCAAAATAAAATGGGGTAAATTTCTAAGATTAGGCAATCAAGTCTCTTTGTCTGCTTTGAGTAAAAATGGCATTCAATTGGGCGATAATGTAAGCATTGGAGCCTTTAGTCGGATTATTGTTTCTACTTCATTACACGATCTTGGAGATAAAATCATCATTGGCAACAGCGTAGGAATTGGAGAATTTGCGTATTTGGGTGGTGCTGGCGGTCTTGAAATTGGCGACGAATGCATTGTTGGCCAATACTGGAGCTGTCATCCCGAAAACCACAATTATGAAGATTTGAATGTTTCTATAAGACACCAAGGAGTGACTAGAAAAGGTATTAAAATTGGAAAAAATTGCTGGATTGGAAGCAAAGTAACCATACTGGATGGAGTACAAATAGGAGACGGTAGCATCATAGCCGCTGGGAGTGTCGTAAACAAATCATTTCCTGAGAATAGTATAATTGGTGGTGTTCCTGCCAAACTTTTAAAAAATAGAAATCATGAGTAA
- a CDS encoding glycosyltransferase family 4 protein, with the protein MEIIHIVLGKANPQRMNGVNKVVHQLATKQTEFGEKVAVWGITKDLENNYGERNYKTQLFLKQRNPFAISEELKSAIIQKKDKAVFHLHGGWIPVFYTLSKLLHQNNISFVFTPHGAYNTIAMQRSSWRKKVYFLLFEKTVLNNSSKIHCIGQSEVIGLKRIFKNSKSILLPYGYENEKIVVIEKSTNPEIIFGFIGRLDIYTKGLDTLLEAFQKFQEKVPNSKLWIIGDSPEKVLLEQQLKGKAFAQNVVLFGSKFGEEKNDLLQKIDVFVHPSRNEGLPLSVIEAASFGKPCIVTDATNIGQLITKNQAGKTIYAQSSNLLENAMSDLFSCWKNPNYFIEMQYNAIKMVKQNYNWKQLISRFNIELYH; encoded by the coding sequence ATGGAAATAATTCACATCGTATTAGGAAAAGCAAATCCTCAAAGAATGAATGGCGTTAATAAAGTAGTGCATCAATTAGCGACCAAGCAAACTGAATTTGGAGAAAAAGTTGCAGTTTGGGGCATTACCAAAGATTTAGAAAACAATTATGGTGAACGCAATTACAAAACCCAATTGTTTTTAAAACAACGAAATCCTTTTGCCATTTCTGAAGAATTAAAAAGCGCCATCATCCAAAAAAAAGATAAAGCTGTATTTCATCTTCACGGTGGTTGGATTCCTGTTTTTTATACTTTGTCTAAATTATTGCACCAAAACAACATCTCTTTTGTTTTCACTCCTCATGGTGCTTACAATACAATTGCCATGCAAAGAAGTTCTTGGAGAAAAAAAGTATATTTCTTATTATTCGAAAAAACAGTACTCAACAATTCATCAAAAATTCATTGTATTGGTCAAAGCGAAGTTATTGGTTTAAAAAGGATTTTCAAAAACAGCAAATCTATTTTATTACCCTATGGTTATGAGAATGAAAAGATTGTTGTAATAGAAAAATCGACTAACCCTGAAATTATTTTTGGTTTTATCGGTCGGTTGGATATTTATACCAAAGGTTTAGATACTTTACTCGAAGCCTTTCAGAAATTTCAAGAAAAAGTACCCAATTCAAAACTTTGGATTATAGGCGATAGCCCAGAAAAAGTGCTATTAGAACAACAACTAAAAGGCAAAGCATTTGCACAAAACGTTGTTCTATTTGGCAGTAAATTTGGAGAAGAAAAAAACGACTTACTTCAAAAAATAGATGTTTTTGTACATCCTTCCCGCAATGAAGGGCTACCACTTTCAGTAATTGAAGCAGCTAGTTTTGGAAAACCTTGTATTGTAACCGATGCGACAAATATTGGTCAATTAATTACTAAAAACCAAGCAGGAAAAACTATATACGCACAAAGTAGTAATTTACTGGAAAATGCTATGTCGGATTTATTCTCTTGCTGGAAAAATCCAAACTATTTTATCGAAATGCAATACAATGCCATCAAAATGGTGAAACAAAATTACAATTGGAAACAACTTATATCTCGGTTTAACATCGAATTATACCATTAG
- a CDS encoding glycosyltransferase family 4 protein, with the protein MKTNIIYASFGILSFLLTLILIPFFKKIAVKVNLVDKPNYRKIHQDAVPLVGGIAIAITFFLVFAIQSLLFTYTKGYITILVSAFILLIVGIIDDKMDVKAKYKLAIQLLLSFIIAASSIRITSLFGLFGIYEIAVWAQYVLTIIVITGVVNAFNLMDGVDGLVGGLSLLGFTMFLLSSFYFKDANLGYISIVFIGAIIGFLRFNLSAKKIFMGDAGSLFLGFILISLGIQLMEKQSNVTNTSYGYGFILLLAFFAIPVLDSLRVYMGRIKRGNSPFSADKSHLHHLLLTAGLTHKKVSIVVVALSLLFYFIGFGLISFFSITLIIITTFLVFWSIIRFLLMIKELEEWKNTLKKLEQR; encoded by the coding sequence ATGAAAACTAATATTATATATGCATCGTTTGGAATATTATCATTTCTACTTACTTTAATTCTTATTCCATTTTTTAAAAAAATAGCAGTAAAAGTCAATCTTGTAGACAAACCCAATTACAGAAAAATACATCAAGATGCTGTTCCTCTTGTTGGTGGAATTGCAATTGCAATCACTTTTTTTCTAGTATTCGCTATTCAATCTTTATTGTTTACCTATACAAAAGGATACATAACCATATTAGTGTCAGCATTTATACTTTTAATCGTCGGCATTATTGATGATAAAATGGATGTAAAAGCTAAATACAAATTAGCGATTCAATTGTTATTGTCGTTTATAATTGCTGCCTCTTCTATTCGAATTACATCTCTTTTTGGTTTATTTGGTATTTATGAAATTGCTGTTTGGGCACAATATGTGTTAACGATCATTGTGATTACAGGTGTAGTCAATGCTTTTAATTTAATGGATGGTGTTGATGGCCTTGTTGGCGGCTTATCATTACTAGGATTCACCATGTTTTTGCTATCCTCCTTTTATTTCAAAGATGCAAATTTAGGGTACATTAGTATTGTATTTATCGGAGCAATTATTGGTTTTTTAAGGTTTAATTTGTCGGCAAAAAAAATATTTATGGGTGATGCAGGCTCTCTCTTTTTGGGCTTTATATTAATTTCCTTAGGAATACAACTCATGGAAAAACAATCAAATGTAACAAACACTAGTTATGGTTATGGTTTTATATTATTACTGGCTTTCTTTGCTATCCCAGTATTGGACTCCTTAAGAGTCTATATGGGGCGCATTAAAAGAGGAAACTCACCCTTTAGTGCTGATAAATCTCATCTACATCATTTGCTATTGACTGCTGGCTTAACTCACAAAAAAGTTTCGATAGTAGTAGTTGCACTTAGCTTGCTTTTCTATTTTATTGGTTTTGGGCTAATTTCCTTTTTCTCCATTACTTTAATAATTATAACTACTTTTTTGGTGTTTTGGTCCATTATTCGGTTTTTATTAATGATAAAAGAACTTGAGGAATGGAAAAATACTTTAAAAAAGTTAGAACAGCGATAA
- a CDS encoding MmcQ/YjbR family DNA-binding protein, whose amino-acid sequence MNLETYYEYCLSKKGVTEHFPFDEDTLVFKVGGKMFALSSLLQWEKGNPSVNLKCDPERAQELRAEYDAIQPGFHMSKIHWNTIAVNQDVPDVLVKELIDHSYDLVFISLTKKIQKEAEGW is encoded by the coding sequence ATGAACCTAGAAACCTATTACGAATATTGCCTTTCTAAAAAAGGAGTCACGGAACATTTTCCTTTCGACGAAGACACTTTAGTTTTTAAAGTAGGCGGAAAAATGTTTGCTTTATCCTCTTTATTGCAATGGGAAAAAGGCAATCCTTCCGTGAATCTTAAGTGTGATCCCGAACGCGCACAAGAACTACGAGCCGAATACGATGCCATACAACCCGGTTTTCACATGAGCAAAATACATTGGAATACAATTGCTGTAAATCAAGATGTTCCAGATGTTTTAGTGAAAGAATTGATCGATCATTCGTATGATTTGGTTTTTATAAGTTTAACCAAGAAAATTCAAAAAGAAGCCGAAGGGTGGTAA
- a CDS encoding lipopolysaccharide biosynthesis protein → MSLLKKIVSSPTLLVFADQAISSGTTFLLTLFLAQKLDNRSFGVFSAIVLVSYLIVSITNALLIQPFQVSISRIIEKKQYQVFLTYGLIGLSVLIFFIIQFAVLFLSNGNEYRINTYAISCFILGFIINDFFRKLLLGINKVKIVFAMDFIFLLLIVVIFYLDETIQLSNALWIIGLSNLITALPGMYFIAKNFERPSSWKLFLNHHFAQGKWLFSVALLQWCSSNFFVLVSGVYLGIEALGALRLVQSFFGILNIGLQTIENYYLPKVAAIYNENSAKAKKYLLEITLFGALLFATLLSIFSIFSNEIIVLAGGQKYQNYGYVVRIISVLYFFIFLSYPIRIAVRILVLNKIFFFGYVLSFVSSLISFHFLLNSFGLYGAVSGLIMNQIIMILFWQNQLKKNQFQLWK, encoded by the coding sequence ATGAGCCTACTAAAAAAAATAGTGTCATCTCCCACTCTCTTGGTCTTTGCTGACCAAGCAATTAGTAGTGGAACCACTTTTTTGTTGACTCTTTTTTTGGCTCAAAAATTAGACAATAGGAGTTTTGGTGTGTTTTCGGCCATAGTTTTGGTCAGCTATTTAATCGTTAGCATTACAAATGCCTTGCTCATTCAACCTTTTCAGGTTTCCATTTCTAGAATAATTGAAAAAAAACAATACCAGGTTTTCTTGACTTATGGATTGATAGGATTGTCTGTTTTAATATTTTTTATAATTCAATTTGCAGTGCTTTTTTTATCTAATGGCAATGAATATCGTATAAATACTTATGCTATAAGCTGTTTCATATTGGGTTTTATCATAAATGATTTTTTCCGAAAATTACTTTTAGGCATTAATAAAGTAAAAATTGTTTTTGCCATGGATTTTATTTTTTTGTTGTTAATAGTTGTTATTTTTTACTTGGATGAGACAATTCAATTATCAAATGCCCTTTGGATCATTGGATTGTCAAATCTTATTACTGCGTTACCGGGAATGTACTTTATTGCGAAAAACTTTGAACGTCCCAGTTCTTGGAAATTATTCTTAAATCATCATTTTGCTCAAGGCAAATGGTTGTTTAGTGTGGCTCTTTTGCAGTGGTGCTCCAGCAATTTTTTCGTATTGGTTTCTGGTGTCTATTTAGGTATTGAAGCCCTTGGTGCTTTACGATTGGTTCAATCTTTTTTTGGGATTCTAAATATAGGACTGCAAACAATTGAAAACTATTATTTGCCAAAAGTAGCAGCAATTTATAACGAGAATAGCGCTAAAGCAAAGAAATATCTATTGGAAATCACCTTATTTGGAGCATTGTTATTTGCTACCCTTTTGAGTATTTTTTCCATTTTCTCTAATGAAATAATTGTTTTGGCAGGTGGTCAGAAATATCAAAACTACGGTTATGTGGTCCGAATTATTTCGGTTTTATACTTCTTTATTTTCTTGAGTTACCCCATTCGAATAGCGGTAAGAATATTGGTGTTGAACAAAATATTCTTTTTTGGATATGTGCTTTCATTCGTCTCTTCTTTAATTTCTTTTCATTTTTTATTAAACAGTTTTGGTCTTTATGGAGCAGTTTCGGGACTTATTATGAATCAAATCATTATGATTTTGTTTTGGCAAAATCAATTGAAAAAAAATCAATTTCAGTTATGGAAATAA
- a CDS encoding glycosyltransferase family 4 protein has protein sequence MSNKTIVATCYAINPYKGSEDGMGWNFVYQIARFNKVFAVTRENNQESIEKYMSQNPDTVYNNITFLYFDLPYWMRFWKKGGRGAMLYYYMWQKGIVRFIKKKNIDFDIAHNVNFHNDWTPSFLYKLKKPMVWGPVGHHPIIPKQYLKLASTSFKTKDSLTWLVKNFFWKLSPALNKTIKNANHIWCMNNGVPSALKLKNESFSIFPSVASEDFYTTVIPKKENFHIISVGRFVTLKGFDLTLHAYAAFVNSLTLSERKTCKLTLVGSGPEKELYKKIMIQNNIQDYVEIIEWIDRSELMKLYEKSAVFLFPSHEGAGMVVAEALSFGLPIICLDNEGPGQYIDNNCGFAIPKSDYLETITDLKKAIQKLYSNPDLLHQMSINARKKYEEKFTWNSRGQHLQTIYNQL, from the coding sequence ATGAGTAACAAAACTATAGTAGCCACTTGCTATGCCATAAATCCATACAAAGGCTCTGAAGACGGAATGGGATGGAATTTTGTTTACCAAATTGCCCGTTTCAATAAAGTATTTGCTGTTACAAGAGAAAATAACCAAGAATCTATAGAGAAATATATGAGTCAAAACCCAGACACTGTATACAACAATATTACATTCCTTTATTTTGATTTGCCCTATTGGATGCGATTCTGGAAAAAAGGTGGCCGCGGTGCAATGCTGTATTATTATATGTGGCAAAAAGGAATTGTGCGTTTCATCAAAAAGAAAAATATTGATTTTGATATCGCGCACAACGTAAATTTTCATAATGATTGGACCCCGAGTTTTTTATATAAATTAAAAAAACCAATGGTTTGGGGACCTGTAGGCCATCATCCCATTATTCCAAAACAGTATTTAAAATTGGCGTCCACTTCATTTAAAACAAAAGACAGTTTAACGTGGCTAGTAAAAAATTTCTTTTGGAAATTGTCACCTGCATTGAACAAAACCATCAAAAATGCCAATCATATTTGGTGTATGAATAATGGTGTTCCAAGTGCTTTAAAACTAAAAAATGAGTCGTTCTCTATTTTTCCATCAGTAGCTTCGGAGGATTTTTATACTACTGTTATTCCAAAAAAGGAAAACTTCCATATTATAAGTGTAGGTCGTTTTGTGACTCTCAAAGGATTTGATTTAACGTTGCACGCTTATGCTGCTTTTGTTAATTCGCTCACATTATCCGAGAGAAAAACATGCAAACTTACCCTAGTGGGATCTGGACCTGAAAAAGAATTATATAAAAAAATCATGATTCAAAACAACATTCAAGACTATGTTGAAATTATAGAATGGATTGACCGATCTGAATTAATGAAATTATATGAAAAATCGGCTGTTTTTTTATTTCCATCCCATGAAGGAGCAGGAATGGTTGTCGCTGAGGCATTGTCCTTTGGGTTACCCATCATTTGCCTGGACAACGAAGGTCCAGGACAATATATTGACAACAATTGTGGATTTGCAATTCCTAAATCAGATTACCTCGAAACAATTACTGATTTAAAAAAAGCCATTCAAAAATTATATTCAAATCCAGATTTATTACATCAAATGAGTATAAATGCAAGAAAAAAATACGAAGAAAAATTTACTTGGAATAGCCGAGGTCAACATTTACAAACCATTTATAATCAATTATAG
- a CDS encoding DUF4260 domain-containing protein, with protein sequence MKTIVKLEELGLFILGIYFFSQLNYAWWWFLVLILVPDFSMIGYVFGDKVGAFCYNLAHHRGIAIAVYLIGIYFSNTAIQLSGVVLFAHSSMDRLFGYGLKYESGFKFTHLGEIGK encoded by the coding sequence ATGAAGACAATTGTTAAACTCGAAGAATTAGGGTTATTTATACTCGGTATTTATTTTTTTAGCCAATTGAACTATGCGTGGTGGTGGTTTTTGGTCTTAATTTTAGTTCCAGATTTCTCTATGATTGGCTATGTATTTGGAGATAAAGTTGGTGCTTTTTGTTATAATTTGGCTCATCATAGAGGCATTGCCATTGCGGTATATTTGATTGGAATTTATTTTTCTAATACTGCAATTCAGCTTTCAGGAGTAGTTTTATTTGCCCATTCGTCTATGGATAGATTGTTTGGTTATGGATTGAAATATGAATCGGGTTTTAAGTTTACCCATTTGGGCGAAATCGGAAAATAA
- a CDS encoding O-antigen ligase family protein, whose product MQTSTTIHDAFLKKINNYMFIILLLMVACFFTWSENINITRAIKVVGRMGLMLSSIGIYYKIIRYGAVNTLGYKNTFSPLLYLGYLGLGFLSFMWSTNPGFSALQWFMTFQSFVFAYFFIKSIKLLDSFFEGHNIRLYHLLGNTVFVLQLIFVVGMWIDPDTFFRLTNGGEEARLGGVMMNPNELGMLAGVGVACLIFDLYRKENKAWTIIKILVIFYALFMTGSRSSLIGVLIIIFFHINQTKKQGLKMAIIGCVLLVIPFAINQIILKGGDKARMEEILTLTGRLPFWQALISEGLPREPLLGFGYMRIDYKEFFQSVHTYPGKMTHNTFMQVLMNLGFIGLCIALLQMFFTLCAFTTENKETRLMLIGILIPIIINSFTEFGIFGESNYGIMFYQMIIFSVSFKNNPHLTSLQKLYLRKRRPDLVI is encoded by the coding sequence ATGCAAACCAGTACCACCATTCACGATGCTTTCCTAAAAAAAATAAACAACTATATGTTTATCATTTTACTATTGATGGTAGCCTGTTTTTTTACCTGGAGTGAAAATATAAACATTACTAGAGCTATAAAAGTGGTGGGCAGAATGGGATTAATGCTATCCTCCATTGGTATTTATTATAAAATTATACGCTACGGAGCGGTAAACACTTTGGGCTATAAAAATACTTTTTCTCCATTACTCTATTTAGGATATTTGGGTTTAGGCTTTTTGTCTTTTATGTGGAGTACCAACCCTGGCTTTAGTGCTTTGCAATGGTTTATGACTTTTCAGAGTTTTGTTTTTGCCTATTTTTTTATAAAAAGCATCAAACTATTAGACTCTTTTTTTGAAGGTCACAACATTCGTTTGTACCATCTTTTGGGGAATACCGTTTTCGTTTTACAATTAATTTTTGTGGTGGGAATGTGGATTGATCCAGATACTTTCTTCCGATTAACAAATGGAGGAGAAGAAGCGCGTTTGGGTGGTGTAATGATGAACCCGAATGAGCTTGGTATGCTTGCTGGAGTTGGTGTGGCCTGCTTAATCTTTGATTTGTACCGAAAAGAAAACAAAGCGTGGACCATTATCAAAATTTTGGTTATTTTCTATGCCTTATTCATGACGGGATCACGTTCTTCACTAATTGGTGTTTTAATAATCATCTTTTTCCACATTAATCAAACCAAAAAACAAGGTTTAAAAATGGCGATAATTGGATGTGTTTTATTGGTAATTCCATTTGCCATCAATCAAATCATTCTAAAAGGAGGAGACAAAGCTAGAATGGAAGAAATATTAACTTTAACAGGGAGATTACCATTTTGGCAAGCGCTAATTTCCGAAGGACTTCCAAGGGAACCACTATTGGGTTTTGGGTATATGAGAATTGATTATAAAGAATTTTTTCAAAGTGTACATACCTATCCAGGCAAAATGACGCACAACACCTTCATGCAAGTACTGATGAACTTAGGATTTATAGGTTTGTGTATTGCCTTACTCCAAATGTTTTTTACCTTATGTGCTTTCACTACAGAGAACAAAGAAACACGCTTAATGCTCATTGGAATTTTAATTCCTATTATTATCAATTCTTTTACCGAGTTTGGAATTTTTGGCGAAAGCAACTATGGAATCATGTTTTACCAAATGATAATTTTCTCGGTTTCTTTTAAAAACAATCCCCATTTAACCTCACTTCAAAAACTGTATTTAAGAAAAAGAAGACCTGATTTAGTGATTTAA
- a CDS encoding DUF1972 domain-containing protein, giving the protein MKKDKIAIIGTVGLPAKYGGFETLAEHLVTHLSDQYDFTVYCSQKKYKKEEQVKNYKGAKLKYIPLEANGVQSIPYDTISILHAVFTSDVLLILGVAGAWILPFVRLFSNKKIIISIDGIEWKRDKWSMLAKLYLWWAEKMAVRFSHIDISDNESIQDYTALRYETLSRVIEYGADHTLEVKPTLQDIEKYPFLKNDYAVKVCRIEPENNVHLVLEAFKMQQEINLVIVGNWNNSDYGKLLKETYMSTPNISLFDPIYNQREIDLIRGNATLYIHGHSAGGTNPSLVEAMYLALPVLAFKVSYNITTTENKAIYFSTSKELIQKLNTLSIAQKEVLKYEMKSIANRRYTWKVIAKQYELLIQEALVTKNKHSVHAEIKSLELSFLQEYQLAHLHNNFLFYENR; this is encoded by the coding sequence ATGAAAAAAGATAAAATAGCCATCATTGGCACAGTAGGATTACCCGCAAAATACGGCGGATTTGAAACCCTCGCAGAACACTTGGTAACCCATTTGTCTGATCAATATGATTTTACGGTTTATTGCTCTCAAAAAAAATACAAAAAGGAAGAGCAAGTCAAAAATTATAAAGGTGCTAAACTAAAGTACATTCCGCTTGAAGCAAATGGTGTACAAAGCATTCCTTACGATACGATTTCAATACTTCATGCTGTATTCACTTCAGATGTATTGCTTATTTTGGGAGTGGCTGGTGCTTGGATATTGCCATTTGTTCGTTTATTTTCCAACAAAAAAATCATTATCTCCATTGATGGTATTGAATGGAAAAGAGATAAATGGTCTATGTTGGCTAAACTGTATTTGTGGTGGGCCGAAAAAATGGCGGTTCGATTTTCGCATATTGACATTTCTGACAATGAATCCATACAAGATTATACTGCACTACGATACGAAACCTTAAGTCGAGTGATTGAATATGGAGCCGATCATACGCTTGAAGTAAAACCTACACTTCAAGATATTGAAAAGTATCCTTTTTTAAAAAATGATTATGCTGTAAAAGTTTGCCGAATCGAACCCGAAAACAATGTCCATTTGGTTCTGGAAGCCTTTAAAATGCAACAAGAAATAAATTTGGTAATTGTTGGCAATTGGAACAACAGCGATTATGGAAAACTATTAAAAGAAACCTACATGAGTACCCCAAACATTTCCCTTTTTGACCCCATTTACAATCAACGAGAAATCGATTTAATTCGAGGAAATGCCACTTTATACATACATGGCCATTCGGCCGGAGGAACAAATCCTTCACTTGTAGAGGCCATGTATTTGGCACTTCCGGTTCTTGCTTTCAAAGTTTCTTATAATATTACGACAACAGAAAATAAAGCAATATATTTTTCAACATCGAAAGAATTAATCCAAAAACTAAATACGCTATCAATTGCACAAAAAGAGGTTTTAAAATATGAAATGAAAAGCATTGCCAATCGAAGATATACTTGGAAAGTAATTGCCAAACAATATGAATTATTAATTCAAGAAGCTCTAGTTACAAAAAACAAACATAGCGTACATGCTGAAATAAAAAGTTTAGAACTTTCCTTTTTACAAGAATATCAATTGGCGCACTTACACAATAACTTCTTGTTTTATGAAAATCGATAA
- a CDS encoding glycosyltransferase family 4 protein: MRIIAIHLLNDYSGSPKVLMQLLKGWTKKNIETHLYTCSGRDGFLSNITQVKNHFYWYRFAKNPFIRLLFLMTSQFLLFVKLLFKLQKNDIVYINTVLPFGAAIAGKLRSCKVMYHIHETTMKPKILKLFLFGIVKITASEVVYVSNFLANQEPLKVKKNVIYNVLESSFIKQSRLNFNPEKRSKIVLMICSLKAYKGVNEFLKLAQVNSKFTFKLVVNASQNEINDYFKKENIPSNLIIYPTQKDTHSFYKEASVVLNLSDTNLWVETFGLTILEAMAYGLPTIVPPIGGVIELVEEGKNGYLIDSKNIALISKKLNDLLLNSTLYSQMSESALAYSKFFCEDYFENESTRILSN; encoded by the coding sequence ATGAGAATTATAGCCATCCATTTATTAAACGATTATAGCGGAAGCCCAAAAGTATTAATGCAATTACTAAAAGGCTGGACTAAAAAAAATATAGAAACTCATCTATACACCTGCAGCGGGAGAGATGGATTTTTATCAAATATTACACAGGTAAAAAACCATTTTTATTGGTATCGTTTTGCTAAAAATCCCTTTATCCGACTATTGTTTTTAATGACAAGTCAATTTCTCCTTTTTGTTAAATTACTTTTTAAATTACAAAAAAATGATATTGTCTATATCAATACTGTTCTGCCTTTTGGAGCGGCAATTGCAGGCAAATTAAGAAGTTGTAAAGTCATGTATCACATTCATGAGACTACGATGAAACCTAAAATATTAAAATTATTCCTTTTTGGAATAGTTAAAATAACGGCTTCTGAAGTGGTTTATGTCTCCAATTTTCTGGCCAATCAGGAACCTTTGAAAGTGAAAAAAAATGTAATTTATAATGTTCTGGAAAGCAGTTTTATCAAACAATCCCGCTTGAATTTTAATCCAGAAAAACGATCCAAAATAGTCCTAATGATTTGTTCGTTAAAAGCCTACAAAGGAGTAAATGAATTTCTAAAACTGGCACAAGTTAATTCAAAATTCACCTTTAAACTGGTTGTAAATGCCTCTCAAAATGAAATCAATGATTATTTTAAAAAAGAAAATATTCCGAGTAATTTAATTATCTATCCTACTCAAAAAGATACGCATTCCTTTTATAAAGAAGCGAGTGTGGTACTCAATTTATCCGATACTAATTTATGGGTTGAAACATTTGGGTTAACCATTCTTGAGGCAATGGCGTATGGATTACCAACGATAGTGCCTCCAATTGGAGGGGTTATAGAACTTGTTGAAGAAGGTAAAAATGGGTATTTAATAGACAGTAAAAACATTGCTCTTATTTCAAAAAAACTAAATGATCTTTTGCTAAATTCTACATTATATTCTCAAATGAGTGAAAGCGCATTGGCCTATAGTAAGTTCTTTTGTGAGGACTATTTTGAAAATGAATCTACCCGAATTCTTTCCAATTAA